DNA sequence from the Liolophura sinensis isolate JHLJ2023 chromosome 1, CUHK_Ljap_v2, whole genome shotgun sequence genome:
AGACTGAAGGACAAATCCTTCAACACGGGCAAGATCTTCCACGGTGATAATCCGCCAGCCCGCATCTACACCACCCTTACTGTTCACGAAAAGCACAGACCGAGAAAGGCTTACGATCGGTCGGACGACTACTTCTGGGCAAAGAGTCCCAAAAAGGGTGACACGTTCACTATTGTGTTCAAAAAGAAGCAGTCTTTCAAGAGAATTCTGATAGATTCCGGTTCTGTGCAGCATCCTGCGGACATAATCGATTACGGAATCCTTCAGGCCAGTCCTTCCATTCGAGAACAGAGACCAGATTATATAGAATGTGAGGACTACGTAACTCTTGGACAGTTCGAAGACGGGCGCATCGACGTCCAGATTACGGAGGAACTGGTTCCCTTTGAGATTGCCTGTCTGGAAATCAAGCTGATCCTGCAGCAGTCCTCATGGATCGTTATTCGTGAGATTGCGGTGTTTCTGCAGGTGCCCCAAAACCTGGACGAACTGTGGGCGCTGAGCAGGAAGTTTGGTCAGAGGAGCTCTCACCAGAAGACCAAGGAGCATGGAGGCGACAACCCACCTGCTCGCATCTACTCTACCTTTAAAGGCTATCATCACCACACCCCTGAGATGGCCTACAACACAACAAGAGGCTTTTTCTGGATAGAAAAACCCAAACTTGGAGATACGTACACGATAGCCCTTGAGAAACCAAAGTCTTTGATCAAAATCATAGTGGAAACTGGGAACTCTGAACACCCGTCTGATCGCATAGAGGACGGGCTAGTATTTGCAAGCTATAACATAACAGAAAGACGGAAAGAAGGAAACATTTGCTCCTATTATTTTCCGATTGGTAATTTCACGGATGGGAGAGCGGCAATTTCTCTCGATCCTAAAAAACATCCCGGAGAAATCGCCTGTGTACAAATTAAACTTACATCAGATCAGGATAATTGGATTATTATTCGAGAAATTGCCATATTTTTACGATCATTCTATTTCTAAAAAGTTTTTTGTTCTTCGTGTAACAACGTTAACCTTTAAGGATTTGGGGAGGTGTGGGGGGAGGCATGCAAGTGTGGCATCCAGGGTATCTAATTATGTCACAATAGTGTTCATGGAGCCAACCTAAGACAGGAGTCCTACGTGAACGCAACTCGGCCGCTGTCTGTGATAAATGGGTTTTGCTGGCTTGGACGGTATAGGTCCAGCATTGGTCAATTTGGCAGAACAGCATTTTGTCATTTAATTCACCAATCAGACCAACGTCCAAACACTCCTGTCAGAGAAACGTGCCTTTACGCGGAGGGTTTTGTTGGAATAACTGGTGGTTATCAGGTCGAGATCATACCATTACCTCTCACATGTAATTGAAGATGTACGCAGCTTCATGGTGCGATTAAGGCACATGATTGCACCGTATGACTGAGGCTGTTTTATTGGTGCTTGGCTAGAGAATAGAACAGTTCTCTCTATGTGTATTCTTGCGGTGTCCACTTTAAGGCAAGCATAGATTGGATTTGCGTGGGAGATATGTAGTTAGCGTCAATCCCAGACTCATCGCCAACATATCTCCGCGTGCATTGTCAAGACCAGTACCAAGACTCTGCGGGGGTAAATGTTGTGGCCACAGTCAGGGATTACTTACACTGTGAATTTTCTGATGTAACATTGCGAACGACAAATGCCTTCCTTCTGGTTACCAGTGACTGCAACCGGAAGACCGCCCAACCAAAGAAATAAGGAAGGATTATTTGACATTTGTGGTCCGTTCCATGCTATAAATTATATGTGCGGATGGCCTGTGCGTCGTTTTTGGTGCATAAACTGTCCAGATAACATTGCTCATGACCTTGCAAATAAACAGTTGGATTTTGTCGGTGCACTGTATGAGGGCAAATTGTTTGTCTAACTTTACAACTTACAGAAATTAAGTTGATGTTTTACCTCGTCATACCAACAACAAAGGGTAATTTCAAATCTAATACTGTCAGCTACCTCCACCATTAGTGCTGGTGGCCAGGTTGTCTTAGTCATTGAAATAAACGTGTGTTCACACATTCCCTCATACATACTAACAGCTCATACAATATACGCATCATATGCTTTTGTTCATCTTCTACGGTTCAACTCATTCTTCACACGTTTTAAAATTATAGTCAGTGATGGTTATGGACATGAAGTATTTCATAGGTTTAGGGAGTGTACAAAAATCGATCAGATTTGTACAGATCatacagtaaaaaaaacccGGATGCTGTGGACATAATCGGAATTCTAAggaaaccagtgaaatgaaaagtgaaacatATATGGCTCTCCTCTAGTGTTTGTCCCTGGACCATCTTTCTATAAATAACTCCACGTGTGAATGTGATCAGGAGGTGTCAGCTTGTCGGAATATAATCAGTATTCATTCTAGTTTACACAGTCAATAAATGTCCAATTGAATGTGTTGCCATTTAACCCAGATTAGAACAGGTTTCGTCGTACGATAAAAGCCACGCACAAGTGTCAAATACAGGTGTGGATACTTACCACGTTTTTGCCTGAAGTCGTAGTTTACAATGTCTAGTTTACGGCCTAATAAGTTCAAATTCTGACCGATTTGCCTTGGCATAGCCCTTATCATGGGCCCAAAATTTGGAATCCCATGATTCACAAATAAGCTTGAAGCtgaatttcaaattctgactttaACCAAACTTGACTTTTTATTTAATCGATCTCTGGAGATTGGCACGATCATTTAGTAACTCAATTCAGGCTATATTATCTAAATGACGCCCTTTCCTACTTGAAAGCGAATTATGAATCTATATTATAACAAGAATGTATTACATAACCTACACAAAGTcctttatttcaaaaatgtagCTGCCGCTGGGTCGGTAAGCAAGCACTATAGCATCAGTCTGATGCTCAGCATTACGGTATACTTAAGCCAGTATTACGATATACTTAGTCAGTATTGTTTGTGTTACCATTTCCTACCAATTTCCGCGGCACAGTTGTTACCAGGTGTATAATGTATATCATTGCTTTCGAAAGGCTTGTTCACACATATTGCCAAGTTGCTCTGTCTTTTCGTACTGTTACCTTAGTAATAGTAGGTAAAGCATTCctcacaaaataaaatcattttgaccAAATAATTCTTCAGGAGGAGACAGCTTGTATTTACCAATATACTGGACCCAACATTGTGCAATCACAACTGAAAAGACAATACAGCAAACAAACACGCACGTGCCggtggtaaataaataaactatttatTACCTGCACAAATATAACACCGTCATTGgattatgaaaagttaagtacgaccttaaacctcaaacatacatttaaaacatgaataaaaaaataaagtgcGTTTGGTGTATTTTGTTTGTTGCATGAGCAATAGTTTCAGACGATGCATTGCCGTCTCTTACACGACCTTAGTGCATGAATTTACTATGTTAATGTTAATGCTATGTTAAGATGTTATTCTATACAAATGATAACTAACATTTGTTTGCTATAATTGTGGTTAGTGACAATGATGTGCACAGCAAAGTCGGCTAAATGAGTTTGGGATACAAATCTGCGAattttcgagttcgaactcttttgttgctTAAGGTCAAAAAGTAATGCTAGCTGTGACTCATTACTTGTTACGAATGTTGAACagcttttgttgacattaatttaccgatttGTTTCATTCCGTTTTCCGGAGGTAGAAATAACACCTCTTTTTCCTTCAGGAACTTGAGTTCAAAAAACGTTCCGTTCCTCGGTTTTGTCCACCATTTGTCTActcaaaacaactttttgtATAACTTTCTCTTCCCATGTTAATTATGGTATATGTAATCACACAtggttgcttaacatttttgaccGGTCACATGGCACAATAGGACTGTTTTATCTTAGAAAtagaagagttcgaactcgaaactcccatATTTTACCGGTACATGCGTAAATTAAATTGATTTACATTgctgaaaaaaacattgcacAAATATATTGTTTATGACGCTATTGTGAACAAATTGGCGCACACGTCTGTCGGTTAGCAAAAGTTAATGTCCTTTTGAACAGCGAAAATGGGTTAATTATGGTAAAGGAAACCCGATGACGCGCATACAGAAATTCATTCAGGTTAATTGCACTGAAGTGCATTGCATGCAATTCTGTACGCGCATGAAAAGCTGTTTCACGACATTTGTGTTATGTGTTGATGATAAAAGAGAGTGTTATTTGTATTTACAACCTATGTTTTCGGCTGCTATATGCttttgtatatgtgttttgtcAAGCTAATTAGGTAATACAATGTTCGCTATGATATTTTAAGAGAGTAGTAAGTTATTACCGTTTGTAAAAGTCTTACCAAGGTGTATTGTTGTGTGCACGTTGTTATCTTGTTTGCTGTCTGGGGGTATTATATTATTGTTTCTTCTGTATCACACGATTGCCCGTTGCTATGAGCCTGTGTGCATGCGTGCGATACACGGTATTTTCTAGGAGCAGCGGAACCACTTCCAGATAGTGTTGGTTGGTGGATGGGTGACAGGTGGGAGTGGGCTAAGTGTCAGTACAAAGGGTGCCTAGGAGCCCGCCTAAGAAAAATGGCTGCATTGAGCAAATAGCAGAAAACCGCCACCCAGCACTATTCtccccccaccaccccacccccaaccccacacacacacctccGGTTTTGTTTTGCTCTTTGTTATTGCGAAACGTTTTGTCTCTACTGCTATActgaaaacaatggcaatttttTAAGTTAGCATAACTTAttttacaggaaaaaaatatacaaaattttcttgtttttgcatAAGCGTTTTTCTTACAGTTTTTGGAAGTTGACCATGGACCATTTACCGATATCACTGCCCATATTTTGACATATACAAGTAGTCATAATCCTGGTTTGCTGAACGCTAACAATGATCCGAAGCTGTAAATAGGCATTCCCCTTACAGTCTCGATACACGTGGGCGTAAGCATGAAAATAacattaataattataatatcaTGGGTATCTGAAAGAGAACTTGTTTGGACCTAGTAACCACGAAGGCAAAGTCGCCAAGAGTTGCTTTCATAACGTCAGTTAAGACACCGATAACATCTCCTGCAATTTATGATTTCTTTGTACGGCAGTGACCATTGTTGGAATCTTAACACAAAGTAATCTAAGTGTGCAAGACTTGCGTATGACTTCAAATCTGTACTAGGCTGCAGTTAAACGCTTATAAAACTATACAAGTCTTGAGGTCAGACGAAACTTTCATGTGAATATCTCCAGTTTTTGTTGCTGTGCCGTCTGCATAGCAGTATATTT
Encoded proteins:
- the LOC135481957 gene encoding alpha-1,6-mannosyl-glycoprotein 4-beta-N-acetylglucosaminyltransferase-like, with translation MLAGWKGVKTSRQLLVRLFSVAVLYMTAMFVYQIWYTRLPTDQSQGQLINRWTFKKLRELEVNFSKDNISNAVTVPPCNCGLEKMPDMKSSLLYGQIKPRGYLTIGIPSIARPENKSYIKQTIDSLIANSNETERNQTRIVIFLGDLEVKKKEIVAENVMQLYLEEIESGFIQIIHAPRDWYPPLEKLKVTYNHDMKQIKWRTKQNFDFAYMMLYSRSLSQYYLQLEDDVTTVPGYFEKIAAYIKKQETPWTCLEFSELGFIAKLFHSEDLEKLSKLLLLFYNEQPNDVTYLYFNELMTQFQRRIRQPTIFQHHGLFSTLAGKYQRLKDKSFNTGKIFHGDNPPARIYTTLTVHEKHRPRKAYDRSDDYFWAKSPKKGDTFTIVFKKKQSFKRILIDSGSVQHPADIIDYGILQASPSIREQRPDYIECEDYVTLGQFEDGRIDVQITEELVPFEIACLEIKLILQQSSWIVIREIAVFLQVPQNLDELWALSRKFGQRSSHQKTKEHGGDNPPARIYSTFKGYHHHTPEMAYNTTRGFFWIEKPKLGDTYTIALEKPKSLIKIIVETGNSEHPSDRIEDGLVFASYNITERRKEGNICSYYFPIGNFTDGRAAISLDPKKHPGEIACVQIKLTSDQDNWIIIREIAIFLRSFYF